The Gadus morhua unplaced genomic scaffold, gadMor3.0, whole genome shotgun sequence genome window below encodes:
- the il2rb gene encoding interleukin-2 receptor subunit beta, whose product MVMLWLAYLLLGLDPLPPALGQTAPPVSLKRLSCVNDFVKKVICSWALSDPPSRAAPPSRAAPPSRCQVRGSRDTWDSKKGQGELLSWSCEVEALGGNERGCSYVFDTVFAWGEALPEVQVDCGGTIVDPILGYPLRQHIQMNPPGLPSVSSSPNETLISWGPGSPLSRHLKEPNKAFELQIKHRDQQWQEARTLSTPDQELRFPSLEGGAGPHQVRVRVRPPQEYGSHWSDWGPVASWEVVPVVPIPNPRTPGQVPVLKTSVLTAGSSALGLLLFITLLLMIFHYKPRLFRSKPLPDPSKYFQGRCSLPGPGLKTWLNPHSSSRLCFSSFSPDSFSPVAVSPPPPSSAPLPRPLCSGSPGQYPPPFSYVSSSSPSSPSSSSSSSSSASSSSSSSSSASDPPSSSCFSNLTYAPDDGSPDDGPPVTTPTREPHLLRLRPLHLRPFTPAPAAYQPPLHPPTEPQSPDSGISVGPQYLLEEGRAGGWEEQGGVREEEGGGREEEGGVREEEEEKCLNSLWEQGLSRVFLLAARSSPGAPPSTTPSPPSQPPWPWSPPPPGRGGG is encoded by the exons atggtgatgctGTGGTTGGCGTACCTCCTGCTGGGTTTGGACCCCCTCCCGCCGGCCCTCGGCCAGACGGCCCCTCCAG tgtctCTCAAGCGCCTGTCCTGTGTGAATGACTTTGTGAAGAAGGTGATCTGCAGCTGGGCCCtgtctgaccccccctcccgggccgcccccccctcccgggccgcccccccctcccggtgCCAGGTTCGGGGCAGCAGGGACACCTGGGACAGCAAGAAGGGCCAGGGTGAGCTGCTGAG CTGGAGCTGTGAGGTCGAGGCGCTAGGAGGCAACGAGAGAGGATGCAGCTACGTCTTTGATACG GTGTTCGCCTGGGGCGAGGCGCTGCCCGAGGTTCAGGTGGACTGTGGTGGGACCATCGTGGACCCCATCCTGGGGTACCCTCTCAGGCAGCACA TTCAGATGAACCCTCCAGGCCTTCCCAGCGTCAGCAGCAGTCCTAACGAGACGCTGATCTCCTGGGGACCTGGGAGTCCTCTCTCCAGACACCTGAAGGAACCCAACAAAGCGTTTGAGCTTCAGATCAAACACAGAGACCAGCAGTGGCAG GAGGCCCGCACTCTGTCCACCCCGGACCAGGAGCTGAGGTTCCccagcctggaggggggggcgggcccccACCAGGTCAGGGTGAGAGTCCGGCCCCCCCAGGAGTACGGGTCCCACTGGAGCGACTGGGGCCCCGTGGCCTCCTGGGAGGTGGTCCCGGTGGTCCCTATCCCTAACCCCAGGACCCCAGGACAGGTCCCCGTCCTGAAGACCTCTG TCCTCACAGCCGGGTCCTCGGCCCTCGGCctgctcctcttcatcactctgCTCCTCATGATCTTTCACTACAAACCAAg GCTATTCAGGAGCAAACCGCTTCCTGACCCGTCCAAATACTTCCAGGGTCGGTGCTCTCTCCCTGGACCCGGCCTGAAG acGTGGCTGaacccccactcctcctccaggctgtgcttcagctccttcagcccCGACTCCTTCTCCCCGGTGGCAgtatctcccccccctccctcctctgcccccctgccccgccctcTCTGCTCCGGCTCCCCCGGTCAgtaccctccccccttctcctacgtctcctcctcctccccctcctccccctcctcctcctcctcctcctcctcctccgcctcctcctcctcctcctcctcctcctccgcctccgaccccccctcctcctcctgtttctcTAACCTGACCTACGCCCCTGACGACGGTTCCCCTGACGACGGCCCCCCGGTGACGACCCCCACGCGGGAGCCCCATCTGCTCCGCCTTCGGCCGCTCCACCTCAGGCCCTTCACTCCGGCCCCGGCCGCCTACCAgccccccctgcacccccccacGGAGCCACAGAGCCCCGACTCAGGGATCAGCGTGGGGCCCCAGTACCTGCTGGAGGAGGGGCGGGCCGGAGgctgggaggagcaggggggggtgagggaggaggaggggggggggagggaggaggaggggggggtgagggaggaggaggaggagaaatgtTTGAACTCTTTGTGGGAGCAGGGCCTGAGCCGCGTCTTCCTCCTGGCCGCTCGGAGCTCCCCAGGGGCTCCGCCCTCGACCACGCCCTCCCCCCCAAGCCAACCCCCTTGGccctggagcccccccccccctggacgaggaggagggtga
- the LOC115538021 gene encoding carbohydrate sulfotransferase 12, with the protein MGRPRLFHIFLLLGSALMVLLIIIYWDDMGTPYSYGHSPLSAFSPGPRTPHTPPQPQQGPKQQQQQQQQQQQLQASRSPSFLSDINAFVNQFLELGTGEPTDPAPLDTANQSERAEERYVPRREWKIHLTPVAAELQQRQEQRRQRLQEACAEDSVAFPGKKRSFDDIPNKALDHLIVDDRHGIIFCYVPKVACTNWKRLMIILSESVLQDGVPYTDPQAIPRSLVHNLSSHLTFSKFRHRYGKFSHHLMKVKLKKYTKVLFVRDPFIRLVSAFRNKFLETNDDFYNLYGKAILRRYGHQPTPPALAAEAGAAGVHPSFPQFVQYLLDPDTEKEAPFNEHWQQVYRLCHPCQIQYDFVGHLETLEEDAEQLLRQLRVDNVVQFPPAARGNQSAGLSLADWFSAVPLEARRRLYQLYQPDFTLFGYPSPEAILEEGYALQTHPEE; encoded by the exons ATGGGCAGGCCCCGCCTCTTCCACATCTTCCTGCTGCTGGGCTCCGCCCTCATGGTGCTGCTGATCATCATCTACTGGGACGACATGGGGACCCCCTACTCCTACggccactcccccctctccgcctTCTCCCCCGGGCCCAggaccccccacacccccccccaaccacagcAAGGaccaaaacaacagcaacaacaacaacaacaacaacaacagctgcaaGCGTCGCGGTCTCCGTCCTTCCTCTCGGACATCAACGCCTTCGTGAACCAGTTCCTGGAGCTGGGCACCGGGGAGCCCACCGACCCCGCCCCCCTGGACAcagccaaccaatcagagcgggCGGAGGAGCGCTACGTCCCGCGGCGGGAATGGAAGATCCACCTGACGCCCGTGGCCGCTGAGCTGCAGCAGAGACAG GAGCAGCGACGGCAGAGGCTGCAGGAGGCGTGTGCAGAGGACAGTGTGGCGTTCCCCGGGAAGAAACGCTCGTTCGATGACATCCCCAACAAGGCTCTGGACCACCTCATCGTGGACGACCGCCACGGCATCATCTTCTGCTACGTGCCCAAG GTGGCGTGCACCAACTGGAAGCGGCTGATGATCATCCTGAGCGAGAGCGTGCTGCAGGACGGGGTGCCGTACACGGACCCCCAGGCTATCCCCCGCAGCCTGGTGCACAACCTCAGCTCCCACCTCACCTTCAGCAAGTTCAGGCATCGCTACGGGAAGTTCTCCCATCACCTCATGAAG GTGAAGCTGAAGAAGTACACCAAGGTTCTGTTCGTGAGGGACCCCTTCATCCGCCTCGTCTCCGCCTTCCGCAACAAGTTCCTGGAGACCAACGACGACTTCTACAACCTGTACGGCAAGGCCATACTGCGGCGCTATGGCCACCAGCCCACGCCCCCGGCCCTGGCGGCGGAGGCAGGGGCCGCAGGCGTCCACCCCTCCTTCCCGCAGTTCGTCCAGTACCTGCTGGACCCCGACACGGAGAAGGAGGCTCCCTTCAACGAGCACTGGCAGCAGGTGTACCGTCTCTGCCACCCCTGCCAGATCCAGTACGACTTTGTGGGCCAcctggagacgctggaggagGACGCTGAGCAGCTGCTGAGGCAGCTCAGGGTGGACAACGTGGTGCAGTTCCCCCCCGCCGCGCGCGGGAACCAGTCCGCCGGACTCTCCCTGGCGGACTGGTTCAGCGCCGTGCCGCTGGAGGCCCGGAGGAGGCTGTACCAACTGTACCAGCCGGACTTCACGCTGTTCGGGTACCCGTCCCCAGAAGCCATCCTGGAGGAGGGATACGCACTCCAAACCCATCCTGAGGAGTGA